The Apium graveolens cultivar Ventura chromosome 10, ASM990537v1, whole genome shotgun sequence nucleotide sequence CAGCCGAGTCCCTAAGATTCCCGCTTTCCTTGAAGCATCTGGGTCTGGGCATAAGAGGACCATAGACTTTGATGGGAGTCCAAGGTCCCCTGGGAACCTGGTTGGGGCATTTCCAACAATGACTCAGTGTTTGGCAGTCCGGAATTAGCCCTCGAGTGGTTGAGGAATTGTGTTACTCCTCCCGACCTTCTTCATGTCTCTTCTGGAGAGAAACTTTTTGAGTCTGAGATGCTGGGGGCTCACGCCTTGTAATAGGTATACTTCAACCTGTATAAACTTTTCGTTTGAGCACCTCTTTTGGAACTTATAGAAATTTCATAAGAATCACCTTCACATGAGGCTTTGCTCGGTCAAAAGGCTTTGTTTTATGCTAGTCGACCAAGGCTGGTCGGCCTAGGCCTTGTGTTTGAGGATTCATCCATTCTGATTTTTTATAACTCCTTTTATTGTTCTCCTTGTCAATACTTACTTCGCTGCGTCCTCCACCCAAAGCATAAAGATGAGGAGTGACTATGCAGCGCTGCAGACCTCAATGAACAAAATAAAGATTTCCTCGGAGGAGTGGGAGTTCAAAGCTCGTGAAGCAGATGGTAAGATTGCATCCTTGGAGAGGAAGTGCGCTAAGGTGGAGGAGAAGAAGAAGGAATTGAGAGACCTCGTGGACTCATACCACAGATCCTCGTCATTCACTAAGATGATGGATGAGCATGATGATGAGATGCGCCCCATTAACCTGGCCATAGGTTGGAAGAGGGGAGTGAATGATGTTTATGGCATGTATCCATACATCGTGGACCCGACTCTCCTATCTTGCCCTTGGTCACTTCCTGTTATGGACCCTTCCGGGCAGGCCTCCGGGTCTGTGCCCGAGACCCCCCATATGCAGTCTCAGTCTAGTTCCAGTCGCGGGGGTTCCCGTTCTAAAGGTAAGGCCCCAGCAGCCCTTTATGGGAAGATCAGGGAGGCTGTTGCAAGGAGCAGCAACTCATTCTATGAGGCTAGTTCGGACGAGGAAGATGAGGGGGGAGGAAGATGTCTAGGAAGCGGGGAATATTGAGGAAGAGGATGGCTCTTCTAATGAGTGACTGATATGGCTTTGTATGGCTTTTATTGCCTCATGTGGCCTTATTTTTAGAACTTGTTTATTTGAACTATATTGGTTTGTAATCTATTGGTCCTTCGGGACTTAACTCGTGATTCTTCGGGATCTTTATTTATGCAATTCATTCGATTTCATTTTATACTTTTCTTCTATTTTCGGAatttggtccttcgggacttgcattctttagatgctcgtacttaaataaatcggtagacaagatgatagaaataaatttgcataaatagataatatctctgaggaatgggttcaacccttacataagatggtttcgtcgattttatttataaatttaatactAAGTACTAGAAACACATCACAAATTTCCTAAACATTataaaccttcaggtttgaaGCGTGCCAAGTGCGGGGAACTTCATCACCGTTCAAGGTCTCCAACTTGTAGGTTCCTCATCCCAATGTCTTTCTGACCTTATAAGGTCCTTTCCAGTTAGGGGCTAGCTTTCCTCTCTCCCCGACTCCTGATGCCTTAATCTTCCTTGGAACCAAATCTCATTGCTCAAAAAATCTTTTTTAACCCTTATATTGTTATAGATTGGGGCTCTTCATTGATGTTCTACATTGCGAGTGTTGGCCTCATCTCTGACCTCGTCAATGAGATCGAGAgcgagcctcatgccttcttcgTTGATCTCTGGCTCATAATCTTCTATCCTAAGGGATCCATGAGTGATATCGAGGGGCACCATGACCTCGGCTCCGTAAGCCAACATAAACGGGGTAGCTTCAGTAGTCACTTTGCAAGTGGTACGATATGCACATAGTATAGGCATAAAATCATCCACCCAAGTATTCCTTGAGCGTTCAACCCTTTTCTgaagtccatcaaggatgattctgttagcaactTCCGTCTGCCCGTTTGGTTGTGGGTGAGCAACCGAGGTGAAGTGAAGCtctatgctgttatcagaattcCGCATTATCAAATTGTCACCCATTATCCGTAACAAGGATGCTTGAGATCCCAAATCGACATATCACATCCTCCCAGAAGAATTGGGTAATTTGtttggtggttatcttggctagtgcCTTAGTCTCAATCCACTTCGTGAAGTAGTCTTTGGCTACCACAATGAACTTCCTCTGTCCCGATGCTACATGAAAtggtccaagtatatccattccccatattGCGAAAGTGATGGGTGTGCTGATAGATGTAAGCCTCTCTGGGGGTTGTCGTACTATTGGAGCGTGCCTCTGGCACCtgtcacatttcttcacataaGCTTTTGCATCGGCTATCATAGTTGGCTGGTAAAATCCCAAccgagttatcttgtgagcgagggccctgccccccaagtgttgtccacaaatcccTTCATAGGCTTCTTTAAGTGCCTCCTCTGCTTAAAGAGGTCTCAAGCACTTCAGGTACGGAATAACAAAGGACCTTTTGTAGAGAATGCCTTCAATCAATGAATATCTCAACGCTCTAATCGAAAGCTTGCGTGCCTCCTGGGAATCATCGGGGAGCCACCCAGTCTCTAAGTGGGTCTTGATCGGGTCTATCCAATAGCTTGTCACACCAACCAGTGCTATCAGATTTATGACATTAATAGTTGGGGTCTTTAAGACCTGGAAGTAGATACTTCTCGGATCGTTCTCAATTTCAGACGAGGCGAACTGGGACAAAGAATCCGCCGCAGTGTTCTCCTCTTTCGGAGCATGATCTGCAtaccattcatcaaactgagtCAGTATTCCCTTTATGACTCTCAGGTACTTGGCCATAGTATCATCTTTAGTTTCAAACTCTCCATTAACTTGAGCAACTACAAGttttgagtctccacagaccttcaggTTTTAGGCCCTCACGGTTCCAGCCAAGCCTAAGCCGACTATCAATGCTTTATATTCTAGTTCGTTGTTCATAGTTAGGAAGTCCAACTTCAAAGTATACTCAATCATAAACCCATCGGGGATCTGCAAAACTAGGCCTGCACCACTGGATTTTGTTTTGGACgctccgtcaaaatggagaacccaatactATTTCAGGGTCATTTCTTTATCCTTCTCCTTCTCTCCTCCTTCTGGGGTTACTATCtcttgccccccgacttcttggtcaTTAATGGTGCATTCGACCACAAAGTCTTCTAAAGCTTGAGCCTTGATGGCCGTTCGAGGCTTGTatttgatgtcaaattctcccaactcaattgcccacttgatgagccttccaTTGGCCTTCGGGCTATGGAGAATGTTCCTCAAGGGTTGGTCCAACTTCGatcttgtgagcctggaagtaTGGTATCAACTTCCTTGAGTCTATGATGAGGGCGAGTGCGAACTTCTTTGTGGTGGAGTAGTTCAATTCTGCTCCGTGGAGCACcttgcttacatagtatacagGCTTCTGGAgtttctgttcttccttcacgaGGACTGCACTTATGGCTTGTTCAGATACCGCCAGGTTCAGATAATGGGTGTCCTCCGGActtggtttggccaacaacggggcttcagtcatgtacttctttagctgttcaaaggcctcttggctctcagttgtccattcaaaattcttcaccttcttaagggttttgaaaaagggCATGCATTTATCTCCAGACTTGGATATGAACCTCCCTAGAGCTACGATTCTTCCTGTTAGCTTCTAAAAGTCCTGAATGGAGCAtggtggctccatgtctaggatgACTTTGATCTTATCATGGTTGGTCTCTATTCCTTTTTTAAAGACCATGTgacccaaaaattttccagacccaacaccaaaagcacacttggtgggggtttaacatcattttgtggtgCCTCGACACTTCAAATGCCTCTCTGAGGTGGCTAATATGATCGTCCTTGCTtaggcttttgactaacatgtcatcaacatagacctccatggtcttcTCAATTAGATGAGAAAATATCTTATTTAGCAATCTTTTGGTAAGTAGCTCCTgcatacttgagtccaaaatcCATAACAAGGTCACAAAATacaccaaagtcagttatgaaagataccttgggggtgtcatccttatgcattttaaTCTGATTGTAACCACTGAAGCCATTCATAAAGCTTAGCATCTTGTGTCAAGCAGTGGTGTCGATCAGGGTATCAATCATTGGCAGGGGGAGCAGTCCTTgaggaaagcatcattcaagtaAGTAAAATCGATGaacatcctccacttcccattggcCTTTTTAACCGTTACGGGGTTAGCCAACCACTCAGAGAATTGCACTTCCTCAATAAATCCAGCTTCTAAAAGCTTCTCGTCCTCCTGTTTAATGGCTTCTAGCCTATCATGGGCATGAGTTCTCTTTTCCTACTTCACAACCTTTCGAGTCGGGTCAATGTTCAACCTGTGAGTTATAAGGTTCGGGTCAATCCCAGGCATATCAGCAGATGTCCAAGAAAAAACATCACTGTTCTCTTGTAGGAAAGTTGTCAATTGGCCCTTCAAGTAGGGGTGTGCATTCGGTTAACCAAAACCAAAACCGAATTTTTTTTTCGGTTAACCGAAACCGAAATATGTCAAATATGCCTACCGAAAACCGAACCGATTTTAATTCGGTTAGAAACCGAACCGATATAATTTTTTCGGTTAATAACCGAAAACCGATTTTAAAAACCGAAATTTATTTGAACTataaaaaaatgacaaaaatagaTATAATTTTTTAGCCAGTATTttagaataataaaaaatatatacaaTACAATAGGAATGATACATAAAACACATGCTATACAAATAATAAATGGCGAGTACTTGTACATGACATGTAGGGAGTTAATGATCTCCGGTAAACTTACATAATTAGCATTCCAGAATAAAAATTACCTGTCAATAACTATTTACAccaattaatttttatttattttaatattaacaTGAGCTTAAAATACATAAAATACATAACCTGCATATACATTCGGTATTAAAAAGTTTCTACGATGTGATTATAAATATAACATATATTAAaggtataaatatatatattaatatttattataataatatattaatatttattattatattattttggTTATTTGGTTAACCGCGGTTAATAACCGAATAACCGAATTATAAAAAATGTGCTaccgaaaaccgaaccgaattacATATTTTggttaaccgaaccgaaattatttcggttattcggttcggttttcggtTAACCGAAGCGAATGCACACCCCTACCTTCACGGGCTTGTCTAGAGATTCCTCAATATACATGACCTTCTCCGGGTCTAAGGGATTTAGACTTTAGGGGAATCGGGACCAAGTCCTCTTCTAGCTTCCCTCGAAATTTGTCATTTTCAcggacatccatgtcttctatAAGGAAGAACTGCCCCCGGTTCCATCGGGCCTAAGTGCCGCAACATAGCAACTACGGGCCATTTTCTGATCTCCTTCCGCCTCTCCAACACCGTTCCTAGTTGGGAACTTTAGCACAATGTGGTAGGTTGAAGGGACGACCTTAAATGCATGGATCCCTATTCTGCCCATGTGTTCCGTGTAGTTTGGGGTATTATTCGGGAATTGTATTGTGTGCTAAatatttttatatcaaaagttatacgacccaaactttgttttaatagctgatattttatataaaataattggccttatctTGCCTAATATGGCATATACCATATTGATTTTATGAACATCCagttaatttaaaaaatatctcattttgtgaaaaatgatttttccgggcccctaCGATGCtcaaaaccccacaaaaatcataattttatttttataaaatcatgggactttcaaatatttcatATCTTTATATTTTTGAAGGCATTATAAGTAGAGGCTGCCTTAATAACCTGAAAGTTCAGCATCTGTGTGGCCTCTCCGGGCTCTTCCCCGATAGTGATGGGAAGTTGTATCGCTCCTTCGACTTTGCATTCCACAAGGTTAAACCCGTAGATGGGTGCGTTGGATGGAGTTAGTCGAGAATCATTATAGCCCATTCTTATGAATGTGTCATGGAAAAGAATATCCACGAAAGCTCTGCTGATGAACCTTGTCTACATGGGCCGTCTTGAGTCTACTACGAACTCGGACCAGACAGGTCTGTACAGGACTTcagacaagaagcccaagtgtaatttacactacaccatatatgacCTGTTGTAACGGTTTTTCCGGTGTAACCATCTAAAGTGTGACCATAGGTgccttaaaattatttttatctaCCTATGATTACACTTTTTTCATTGTAATCATTGGTGTTGTCTAGtgtaataataaaaaaaatgtgGCATCTAGGGGTGTTCACGAACCCAGTAGAGTCGAGTTTTGAAGTTCACGACCcgagttttaatttttttttctgacgAACCGAGCAGAGCCGAGCTTTATTATCGAACAGAAAAACGTGTTCGAGCTCGATAACTATCGAGCCGAACACGAGTTTGTTCGCGGACAAATACGAGCCGGGCCGAGTATATGTGTTATCGAATAGCTCGTTAAGAGCTCATTAAATAtacaaatattacaacttaaaAGCTCAGCCCAGTCGAAATCATCAAGCCCAGCCCAACTAAAAACCTAAAACATACTAGTCAGACGACTCAGACCCTAAATTTCATTCATTCTCCAAACCAAATCCCTAAATTTCTTAAAAGACAATTCCCATCACATACGACTTAAATCCCTAAATTCCCAAACAAATCCAGTGAACTGTTACCAAATATGAGATTCCCCGATAATGTTCTCTACTTCTCTTCCATGTTCTCAATTTTTGGTTAAAGTTAAGTGGGTTGGTTTGGTTATCTGGGTGTATGTTGGtggttttggttttatttttaAGCTTGGCTGGAGTTGGTTATTTCTGGAGGGGTTGTTTCGTTTTGGTTTTAATGCGAGAATTAGCTGTAGGTGGAGGCTGGGGGGCGGGTTAATTGGATGATTCCTTATTGGTGTTGCTTTTATAAGTCTGTTGGTTTCAATCTTCAACAGGGAAGTAAGGGTGAGTGCAAGTCGGCCTATGGCTCTGGTGGGTGTTTTTTTTCTCTGGTTTGGTGTCTGGAGAGTTAAGGAGTCAATGGTGAGTATTTGTGTTGAGGTTGAGCGAAACAGGGCaatgtattattaaaatattctgaaaatattaCATTTTTTCGAGGTTTACCGAGCCGAACGAGCTCGAtccgagctcgagccgaacacAAGCCGAACACACTCAAAGCTCGGCTTGAGCTCGTTTTCTTAACGAACAGATTTATGTGTTCGAGCTTGAGCTCGAGTTcttaacgaaccgagccgagcccGAGCTTGTTCACGAACAGCTCTGTTCGTGAACAACCCTAGTGGCATCTACGATTACACCATAATTAATGTTACAGTTGGTCTCAAAATAAGATGTAACCAAACACTGAAATTTCAGGAGCGGAAATCCAAATTATTGAAAACACAAAAGCGAGGAAtgacaaaaataaaaaaaatagattCATTCCTAAAATAAAAAAATCAGCATCAAAGTCTCACACAACCAATCTCACATcacccctctctctctctctctctctctctctctctctctctctctcatttcaaTCAATATCTTCGCTGCAATCGGTGTCCGAGTTCTTCGATATCTGGTGATCTTCACTCAGGTGCCTTAGTTCAATCGATTCACACCAACAATTTTGAGGCTTCACTGCAAAAGAATTCAATTGGGTCTTCTTGTTCCACATTCGTGGTTCTCAGTTGATCCACACATATCGATTTGGGGCTTCACCGGGTCTTCTTGTCCTACAACCAGGTATTCTTTTTCTGCAATAAGGTTTCTCAAATTAGGGTTTTACCTAAAGGTATGTTTTAGTTAGGTTTTTTTAATTGGGGCTTTGATGGGTTTTTAtgggttttttatttttatatgtttATATGTAATTTTATGTATTATACGCAAATATTGGCTTTACAGATGATACATAAATAAAGGTGTATCATAGAGAGTGAACACATAGTTGTAATTGGTTCCATCATCTGCGATTTCTTCTTTTGGCATTAGTTGAGGAGCTCGAGTATAATTCACTAGTACTAGATATTGGGAAAAAAGATGTTAACCATAGATTATTCTgttgtttctttttctttttaatgataatattttattttaactttttGATATCTAAATGATATACGGATGGTTCAGGCTCTCAAACTTCCTCAACAGTTTGCGACTAAGGTGAATAATCAGTTTGCTTCCAGAATTTGTTTCAGGTATTACTTGATTTTTGTCTCTTATTGTTCATGATACTTCTGTGTTATATGCCATGTATAGTTTAGTTGTTGATTAAGAATGTTGGAATTGGATTATAGTTCTTGACAATATATGAAGTAACGAATCAAAAAGTATCGTTTGAATATTTATCTCGATGATATTTGATGATTGAAGTTTTAGCATATATACTACGGGCTTGTAAATCCTGCAACTGTTGCTTTTGCATTTCTTAATAGTGTTGGAGATTACTTATTTACCCATTTAGCTTCAACTTCTGTATCAAGTGGCATACCGGCTACTAAATAAAGCATTATATTCCAACCTAGTAGGTAAATAAGgtgacaattatttatattttccACTTCTCTATCGAGAGACATATACATAGGGAAAAATGGAACAAATATGTGCTGGTTCGAATCTTGAAACATATTTAGCACCTTCGCAAATGATTTTGATTGCCAGATGCCACACTGCATTTCTGGTATGACCATTTTCCTTGAAATATTTTCATTGTCGCATATGTTGGTACATGTTATACATGGTTGAGATGTTTTTTCTAACAATTGTTTTGTAATAGGCAAAAACGATTACGAGGAACCAACTAGTAAGGACGGAGAGGCAAATTGTTGGAGACAATCTATTGAAGGCAGTGATTAAATCAAGCAAAAACAAGGTATAAGTCTATCCTCACAAAAGTTTGATTCTTTACAAGGTATAAGTCTAGGCACACTACATTGCTGATAAAtgtttttttcttaattttcatAAGGTATAAGTCTAGGCACACTGCATTGCTGATAAATATTTTTTCTTAACTTTCATAAG carries:
- the LOC141691729 gene encoding uncharacterized protein LOC141691729, which codes for MRNSDNSIELHFTSVAHPQPNGQTEVANRIILDGLQKRVERSRNTWVDDFMPILCAYRTTCKVTTEATPFMLAYGAEVMVPLDITHGSLRIEDYEPEINEEGMRLALDLIDEVRDEANTRNVEHQ
- the LOC141691730 gene encoding uncharacterized protein LOC141691730; the encoded protein is MGYNDSRLTPSNAPIYGFNLVECKVEGAIQLPITIGEEPGEATQMLNFQHTIQFPNNTPNYTEHMGRIGIHAFKVVPSTYHIVLKFPTRNGVGEAEGDQKMARSCYVAALRPDGTGGSSSL